From a region of the Marinomonas mediterranea MMB-1 genome:
- a CDS encoding TonB-dependent siderophore receptor, which produces MRHISPKSKRNHLHVLLGASILAPFSMTAIAESVDESTRLPTLTVEGNALYIMPSSEETKGYGVQSATVGTKAPAALRDIPQSITVLTNDYIEDQGVTHLDDIAKLTPGLRTLSNDSGRSSIFSRGYEYDEFNINGLPSTMQSINGTLPSLVAFDRVEILRGPSGLFNSASELGGTINLVRKQATYDTKGSVSAGYGSWGRNLVNADLSGSLNEDETIRSRVVISQEETPTEVDQSANKDQTLYATVDIDVNDETELSVGLLYQNKNITPSNGFPTDSSGTLLDWDSTTFLGANWNDFNSESTDVFVDLNHDFDNGGLGKLSLRTSDRATDYYYAFTGAALADDGTTSLRTTQRDFEQQTLAFDASYSQPFETFSSISEFVVGIDHKHYETEYRSGASKLGSINVNTFDSGSVAYSNPTYSARVKSDEKETGVYGKVTFRPQENLALIAGGRFSWYDLSATSTTLSSNTTTPSEFDENGRFMPYAGTVVDLDEKHSFYASYSEVYKPQTDLDESGNMIDAREGDQYEMGVKGSYNNGNLNARLTLFQLTDKNRAASVTGESYYEATGKTRVSGAEAELSGQLGALELITGYAYMDTENLAGDENTLFMMMPNHTVNLWGKYTIENGMLSGTAVGVGVTAMSKFYLERRGTKIKAPSYEVVDASISKDVTENLTLSFKANNLFDKKYYSRVGSVATFNFYGPSRNVLAKATYRF; this is translated from the coding sequence ATGAGGCACATAAGCCCAAAGTCAAAACGAAATCATCTTCATGTCTTACTAGGGGCAAGCATACTCGCGCCATTTTCAATGACCGCTATCGCAGAATCAGTCGATGAATCGACGCGTTTACCGACTTTAACGGTAGAAGGAAACGCTCTCTACATAATGCCTTCAAGTGAAGAAACAAAAGGCTATGGCGTACAATCGGCAACGGTTGGGACCAAAGCCCCAGCGGCACTTAGAGACATCCCTCAGTCCATTACGGTACTAACAAACGACTACATCGAAGATCAAGGCGTAACTCACTTAGATGACATCGCCAAACTCACGCCCGGTCTACGTACTCTCTCGAATGACAGTGGTCGCTCATCAATCTTTTCAAGAGGCTATGAATACGACGAGTTTAATATAAATGGATTGCCATCCACCATGCAGTCTATCAACGGTACACTGCCATCTTTAGTTGCGTTTGATCGGGTTGAAATCCTGCGTGGGCCTTCTGGGCTATTCAACAGCGCCAGTGAACTAGGAGGAACGATCAACCTTGTCCGTAAACAAGCGACCTACGACACAAAAGGCAGCGTCTCGGCCGGTTATGGCAGTTGGGGCAGAAACTTGGTCAATGCAGACCTATCTGGATCATTAAATGAGGATGAAACCATACGCTCTCGCGTCGTGATCTCTCAAGAAGAAACGCCCACAGAGGTTGATCAGAGCGCCAATAAAGATCAAACGCTTTACGCCACCGTAGACATTGATGTAAACGATGAAACAGAACTTTCTGTTGGTTTGCTCTACCAAAATAAAAACATCACACCATCGAATGGTTTCCCGACCGACTCAAGCGGTACGCTTTTAGATTGGGACAGCACAACGTTTTTAGGAGCAAATTGGAATGACTTTAATAGCGAGTCAACCGATGTCTTTGTCGACCTAAATCATGACTTCGATAACGGCGGTTTAGGAAAGCTTTCATTGCGAACGTCTGACCGAGCAACGGATTACTATTACGCCTTTACGGGCGCTGCCCTCGCAGATGATGGCACTACTTCTCTAAGAACGACACAAAGGGACTTTGAACAGCAAACGCTTGCATTTGACGCCAGTTACAGTCAACCCTTTGAGACCTTCAGCAGCATCAGTGAATTTGTTGTCGGCATCGATCATAAACATTATGAAACAGAGTATCGCAGCGGAGCGTCAAAGTTAGGCAGTATCAATGTAAACACCTTTGATTCTGGATCTGTGGCTTATTCCAACCCGACTTACAGTGCTCGAGTAAAAAGCGATGAAAAAGAAACGGGCGTTTATGGTAAGGTAACATTCCGACCACAAGAGAATCTCGCTTTGATCGCGGGTGGACGCTTCAGCTGGTACGACCTATCTGCAACATCCACAACGCTTTCTAGCAACACGACGACACCCAGTGAATTTGATGAAAACGGCCGCTTCATGCCTTATGCTGGCACAGTCGTCGACTTAGATGAAAAACATTCGTTTTACGCTAGCTACTCAGAAGTTTACAAGCCACAAACGGACTTAGACGAGTCTGGCAATATGATCGATGCTAGAGAAGGCGATCAATATGAAATGGGCGTCAAAGGCTCGTACAACAATGGTAACCTCAACGCACGTTTGACACTATTTCAACTTACAGATAAAAACCGAGCGGCCAGTGTAACGGGTGAAAGTTACTACGAAGCAACAGGCAAAACTCGAGTGTCTGGCGCTGAAGCGGAATTAAGCGGCCAACTCGGAGCACTAGAGTTGATTACAGGTTATGCATATATGGACACTGAAAATCTCGCTGGTGACGAAAATACGCTGTTTATGATGATGCCAAATCACACTGTAAACCTTTGGGGTAAATACACCATCGAAAACGGGATGCTATCCGGCACAGCCGTTGGCGTCGGGGTAACAGCGATGAGCAAGTTCTACTTAGAACGACGTGGAACCAAGATAAAAGCACCAAGTTACGAAGTGGTTGATGCTAGCATCAGCAAAGACGTAACAGAGAATTTGACGCTCTCATTTAAGGCAAACAATTTGTTCGATAAAAAGTACTACTCTCGTGTTGGCAGCGTCGCCACATTTAACTTTTACGGTCCTAGCCGAAACGTTCTTGCGAAAGCCACATACCGATTTTAA
- a CDS encoding helix-turn-helix transcriptional regulator: protein MNHQLLSGRRLSHSLHVQDLEYNARHIEQYRLQFDKRVLGVMGQAKWHTPEQPHPVMHGHILTEKFASGMTVHLVNAQATKSFSFEAKASPCVKITLFFEGDACLRFGRKTVRLNAYDQNATVLTVRHAEPCTMSVQKNERRCGLYVAVTPDWFERMGMKTAQLEQLLKSHLTVQSWTIPEHLWLFGKRLLDKGFLIDNERNEPVGEAITKETSSSESLYNDGVTSIGRLGREGFGLAVMSAWLESLSVDQSGFKEKGKRSDQRFIQFLSDESTWSLTLNEIGDQLGMSEATLQRYAKSQLGSTLTQYLRRKRLNQACEALHRDGISIIEASMMSGYRHPNNFSAAFKRQFGVSPVDAPKHTLSELLASS from the coding sequence GTGAATCACCAATTACTGAGTGGAAGACGTCTTAGTCATTCGCTTCATGTTCAAGACCTTGAATATAATGCAAGGCATATTGAGCAGTATCGTCTTCAATTTGATAAGCGTGTTTTAGGGGTGATGGGGCAAGCTAAGTGGCATACCCCCGAACAGCCTCATCCGGTAATGCACGGTCATATATTGACTGAAAAGTTCGCCTCTGGCATGACGGTACACTTGGTTAATGCGCAAGCGACTAAGAGCTTTTCATTCGAAGCAAAAGCGTCTCCTTGTGTAAAAATTACGCTCTTTTTTGAAGGGGATGCCTGTCTTCGATTTGGTCGAAAAACGGTCCGCTTAAATGCCTACGATCAAAATGCAACCGTGCTAACGGTTCGGCATGCGGAGCCCTGTACGATGAGCGTGCAGAAGAATGAACGTCGGTGTGGACTTTATGTTGCAGTGACCCCTGACTGGTTTGAGCGTATGGGGATGAAAACAGCGCAATTGGAACAACTCCTCAAGTCGCATTTGACGGTGCAGAGTTGGACGATTCCAGAGCATCTTTGGTTATTTGGAAAACGTTTACTCGATAAAGGATTCTTGATCGACAATGAGCGTAATGAACCGGTGGGAGAGGCTATCACTAAAGAAACCTCCAGTAGCGAGTCGCTTTACAACGACGGCGTAACGTCGATAGGGCGACTTGGTCGAGAAGGATTTGGCTTGGCTGTCATGTCTGCATGGTTGGAGTCCTTGAGTGTCGATCAATCTGGTTTTAAGGAGAAAGGTAAACGCTCAGATCAGAGGTTTATCCAGTTTTTGTCAGATGAATCAACCTGGTCCTTAACATTAAATGAAATTGGAGATCAGCTGGGTATGAGCGAAGCAACGCTTCAGCGATATGCTAAATCGCAGTTGGGATCAACCTTGACGCAATATCTGAGGCGAAAGCGTTTGAATCAAGCGTGCGAAGCGTTACACCGAGACGGTATTAGTATTATCGAGGCGTCGATGATGTCAGGGTACCGTCATCCGAATAATTTCTCAGCGGCGTTTAAAAGGCAGTTTGGTGTCAGTCCGGTGGATGCGCCCAAACATACTTTGTCCGAACTATTGGCATCGTCATGA